The following are from one region of the Pygocentrus nattereri isolate fPygNat1 chromosome 20, fPygNat1.pri, whole genome shotgun sequence genome:
- the LOC119261852 gene encoding chemokine-like receptor 1: MNSNPESDYDYDYFTPTPSTTPATCTDALCVFLAIATAVIFFLGVAGNGLVIWMAGFKMKKSVNTTWYLSLAVSDFLFCSFLPISVAHLVKNDWVFGLFMCKFTSFILFLNMFSSVFLLVIISVDRCVVVMFPVWAQNKRTIRKAAAVVMLAWIIAAAFSSPSAVFRDIDIHYDIHKERNVCYNNYTSDQQHPAVVFCRFVFGFLIPYLIIIFCYIVIIQKLKGNQTAKFKKPFKIMTALVGAFFICWLPFHTFALMELNHHKYESILHTGMVIGATFASANSCLNPFLYVFMGKDIKKKCALVTKIENAFEEEDDPTIH; encoded by the coding sequence ATGAATTCAAACCCAGAGTCAGACTATGACTATGATTACTTCACTCCCACCCCGAGTACGACTCCAGCAACTTGCACGGATGCATTGTGTGTTTTCTTAGCAATAGCCACTGCGGTCATCTTCTTCCTGGGTGTCGCCGGAAATGGTTTGGTGATCTGGATGGCAGGGTTTAAGATGAAGAAGTCAGTTAACACCACCTGGTACCTGAGTCTGGCCGTATCTGACTTCCTGTTCTGCTCCTTCCTGCCCATCAGTGTGGCTCATTTGGTCAAAAACGACTGGGTCTTTGGACTCTTCATGTGCAAATTCACTTCCTTCATCCTGTTCCTCAACATGTTCAGCAGCGTCTTCCTCCTCGTCATCATCAGTGTGGACCGCTGTGTGGTCGTTATGTTTCCTGTGTGGGCTCAGAACAAGCGCACCATAAGAAAGGCCGCTGCGGTGGTCATGCTAGCCTGGATCATCGCAGCAGCGTTTAGTTCACCATCAGCTGTTTTCCGAGACATTGATATACATTATGATATACACAAGGAgagaaatgtctgttacaaCAACTACACATCTGACCAGCAGCATCCTGCTGTGGTGTTCTGCCGCTTCGTTTTTGGATTTCTGATCCCGTACTTGATCATTATCTTCTGTTACATTGTCATCATACAAAAGCTGAAAGGCAACCAGACGGCAAAGTTCAAAAAGCCATTCAAGATCATGACGGCGCTGGTTGGTGCTTTCTTCATCTGCTGGCTGCCTTTTCACACTTTTGCTTTGATGGAACTAAACCACCACAAATACGAGAGTATTCTCCATACTGGAATGGTAATCGGTGCCACTTTTGCCAGTGCTAACAGCTGTCTGAACCCGTTTCTTTATGTGTTCATGGGGAAAGACATTAAGAAGAAATGTGCACTTGTGACAAAGATTGAAAATGCATTTGAAGAGGAGGATGACCCAACCATACATTAA
- the LOC108411923 gene encoding chemokine-like receptor 1 gives MNSNPESDYEYDYITPALSTTPATCTDALCVFLAIATAVIFFLGVAGNGLVIWMAGCKMKKSVNTTWYLSLAVSDFLFCSFLPISVAYMVKKDWVFGLFMCKFTSFILFLNMFSSVFLLVIISVDRCVVVMFPVWAQNKRTIRKAAVVVMLAWIIAAAFSSPSAVFRDIHYDAHEERNVCYNNYTSDQQHAAVVFCRFVFGFLIPYLIIIFCYIVIIQKLKGNQTAKFKKPFKIMTALVAAFFICWLPFHTFALMELNHHKYESILHTGLVIGATFASANSCLNPFLYVFMGKDIKKKCALVTKIENAFEEEDDPTIH, from the coding sequence ATGAATTCAAACCCAGAGTCAGACTATGAATATGATTACATCACTCCAGCCCTGAGTACGACTCCAGCAACTTGCACGGATGCATTGTGTGTTTTCTTAGCAATAGCCACTGCGGTCATCTTCTTCCTGGGTGTCGCTGGAAATGGTTTGGTGATCTGGATGGCAGGGTGTAAGATGAAGAAGTCAGTTAACACCACCTGGTACCTGAGTCTGGCCGTATCTGACTTCCTGTTCTGCTCCTTCCTGCCCATCAGTGTGGCTTATATGGTCAAAAAGGACTGGGTCTTTGGACTCTTCATGTGCAAATTCACTTCCTTCATCCTGTTCCTCAACATGTTCAGCAGCGTCTTCCTCCTCGTCATCATCAGTGTGGACCGCTGTGTGGTCGTTATGTTTCCTGTGTGGGCTCAGAACAAGCGCACCATAAGAAAGGCCGCTGTGGTGGTCATGCTAGCCTGGATCATCGCAGCAGCGTTTAGTTCACCATCAGCTGTTTTCCGAGACATTCATTATGATGCACACGAGGAgagaaatgtctgttacaaCAACTACACATCTGACCAGCAGCATGCTGCTGTGGTGTTCTGCCGCTTCGTTTTTGGATTTCTGATCCCGTACTTGATCATTATCTTCTGTTACATTGTCATCATACAAAAGCTGAAAGGCAACCAGACAGCAAAGTTCAAAAAGCCATTCAAGATCATGACGGCGCTGGTTGCTGCTTTCTTCATCTGCTGGCTGCCTTTTCACACTTTTGCTTTGATGGAACTAAACCACCACAAATACGAGAGTATTCTCCATACTGGATTGGTAATCGGTGCCACTTTTGCCAGTGCTAACAGCTGTCTGAACCCGTTTCTTTATGTGTTCATGGGGAAAGACATTAAGAAGAAATGTGCACTTGTGACAAAGATTGAAAATGCATTTGAAGAGGAGGATGACCCAACCATACATTAA